The proteins below are encoded in one region of Candidatus Zymogenaceae bacterium:
- a CDS encoding MFS transporter, with protein MSAHTSIASSERLSAWTKIKYAFAGLGGGMTDLPLDILLLPFYTEVLGVPTAIAGWVALAAGVWDAVTDPVMGTLSDATRTRMGRRRVYFLIGAVPLGFSFWWLFNPFMSNFAASFLAAFLIFRLSLTMVLIPHFALGAELSPNYDERTSIMGYNRGFWILGLLFGVFIPVALMEVYTDDPHKPYAMMGLIMGIFIIFSVLVTFFGTKENPECWRETRRVSYLQGLKILFKNKPYVIVQVAYLLYHTAQAIPVTLLFYYAVHWLHISESDMLLSIPFYLVLAIVSVPLWVKFTQKTNKKLAFGAALFVSTMGALLFLTVPEGGAAVLFYCLMGFMGVGYGGMMTIPSSILADVVDVDELKTGERREGLYFGTWDFIRKLASNLGKWAPMMGLALLGYIEGAEDQLPSVREGIRLMFSVGPAIVFLIGVAVMLKFPITRAEHDDIRKQLDEMRRKGE; from the coding sequence ATGAGCGCTCACACATCCATCGCCTCGTCCGAGCGGCTTTCCGCATGGACGAAGATAAAGTACGCGTTCGCCGGCCTGGGCGGCGGCATGACCGACCTGCCCCTGGATATTCTCCTGCTCCCCTTTTATACCGAGGTGCTGGGCGTGCCCACGGCCATCGCCGGGTGGGTCGCCCTGGCTGCGGGCGTCTGGGACGCCGTCACCGACCCGGTCATGGGTACCCTGTCGGACGCAACCCGCACGCGCATGGGGCGGCGCAGGGTCTATTTCCTCATCGGCGCCGTGCCTCTCGGGTTCAGCTTCTGGTGGCTGTTCAACCCGTTCATGTCTAACTTCGCGGCGTCGTTTTTGGCGGCGTTTTTGATCTTCCGCCTGTCACTGACGATGGTGCTCATCCCTCACTTTGCCCTGGGGGCGGAGCTCTCCCCCAACTACGACGAGCGCACCAGCATCATGGGGTACAACCGGGGGTTCTGGATTTTGGGGCTGCTGTTCGGGGTGTTCATCCCGGTGGCGCTGATGGAGGTCTATACCGATGATCCCCACAAGCCCTACGCCATGATGGGCCTGATCATGGGGATCTTCATCATATTCAGCGTCCTGGTTACCTTCTTCGGCACGAAGGAGAATCCGGAGTGCTGGCGTGAGACCAGGCGGGTGTCCTACCTCCAGGGTCTAAAAATACTGTTCAAAAACAAACCCTATGTGATCGTCCAGGTGGCCTACCTCCTGTACCACACCGCCCAGGCGATCCCGGTGACCCTCCTGTTCTACTACGCGGTTCACTGGCTGCACATTTCAGAATCGGACATGCTGCTCTCCATTCCCTTCTATCTGGTTCTCGCCATCGTCAGCGTGCCGCTGTGGGTAAAATTTACTCAGAAGACCAATAAGAAGCTGGCGTTCGGCGCGGCCCTGTTCGTCTCAACCATGGGCGCGCTGTTGTTCCTGACCGTGCCCGAGGGCGGGGCCGCCGTCCTCTTCTACTGCCTGATGGGATTCATGGGCGTCGGCTACGGCGGCATGATGACGATCCCCAGCTCCATCCTGGCCGACGTGGTGGACGTGGACGAGCTGAAGACCGGCGAGCGGCGGGAGGGGCTCTACTTCGGCACCTGGGACTTCATCCGCAAGCTGGCCTCGAACCTGGGCAAGTGGGCGCCGATGATGGGGCTTGCGCTCCTGGGATACATCGAGGGGGCGGAGGATCAGCTCCCGTCGGTGCGGGAGGGCATCAGGCTGATGTTCTCCGTCGGTCCGGCGATCGTGTTTCTCATCGGTGTTGCGGTGATGCTGAAGTTCCCCATAACCCGGGCGGAGCACGACGACATCAGAAAACAGCTCGACGAGATGAGACGAAAGGGGGAATAG
- a CDS encoding FadR family transcriptional regulator, with product MEPISRTNISKSIVDQVVDLIASGEYRPGQRLPSERELMETLGVGRSSIREAFQALAIMGLIDIRPGQGTFVREITTDVIIRSNVFAPLLTPEATGELVEARLAVEPTIAALAAQRHTEEELSAVDDILSHCERALASGEPVYSLSASFHLLIARASHNTVFIRFMETLATLMAARGARIEEHTDFIHWELESHRTVRDAVAARDGDAARKVMEEHIIESSRFYFEVGGV from the coding sequence ATGGAACCGATCAGCAGAACCAATATATCAAAATCGATCGTCGACCAGGTTGTCGATCTTATCGCCAGCGGTGAATACCGCCCGGGGCAGCGGCTTCCGTCGGAACGGGAGCTGATGGAGACCCTGGGCGTGGGGCGGTCCTCCATCCGGGAGGCCTTCCAGGCGTTAGCGATCATGGGCCTCATCGACATCCGCCCAGGCCAGGGGACCTTCGTCCGGGAGATCACCACCGATGTGATCATCCGAAGCAACGTCTTTGCGCCACTGCTGACCCCCGAGGCAACCGGCGAGCTGGTGGAGGCCCGCCTGGCGGTCGAGCCGACCATCGCCGCACTAGCGGCCCAGCGGCACACGGAAGAGGAGCTCTCGGCCGTCGACGACATTCTCTCCCACTGCGAGCGGGCGCTTGCCTCGGGGGAGCCGGTCTACAGCCTCTCCGCCTCGTTTCACCTGTTGATCGCCCGGGCGTCGCACAATACCGTCTTTATCCGCTTCATGGAGACCCTCGCCACCCTGATGGCCGCCCGGGGCGCCCGCATAGAGGAGCACACGGACTTCATACATTGGGAGCTGGAATCCCACCGGACGGTGCGGGACGCGGTGGCGGCAAGGGACGGCGATGCGGCACGAAAGGTGATGGAGGAGCATATCATTGAATCGTCACGCTTCTACTTCGAGGTGGGGGGCGTGTAG
- a CDS encoding pentapeptide repeat-containing protein, whose protein sequence is MEYWDNENDHSVIRRCPHQFDEQTNSEGETLCFFHFDDKNKDCERFTRLFLELFFSDGDNEFCGFIFPENFKFEELDESVRSIHSRTFFVKSKFYCEAKFQKYKFNEYVSFEGAQFIRRVDFENVFFNGDAYFGDTHFSEDVDFFKASFLKTAHFAHTRFKGNARFSEVSFHGKTYFNKGTLFEKCVRFYGIKVLSGGSIAFIEKNFSNDSKVIFINVSYENRDSITFDGVNLGKTRFLRTDLRWINFHEVYWTNREYGSIRHKKPCMVYDDTFQCGVFQNTLRWIIDKLMSRRSKIKNWIARGLEKLKNNKENYHYEVYRLYTQLRMNYEETGRYFEAGDFYIGEMEMRRKGNFESPAMCDKINLT, encoded by the coding sequence ATGGAATACTGGGATAACGAAAATGATCACAGCGTTATACGTAGATGCCCACATCAGTTTGACGAACAAACAAACTCCGAAGGGGAAACACTTTGTTTCTTTCATTTTGACGATAAAAATAAAGACTGTGAAAGATTCACCAGACTTTTTTTAGAATTATTCTTTTCAGACGGTGACAATGAGTTTTGCGGCTTCATTTTTCCTGAAAATTTCAAGTTTGAAGAACTTGATGAATCAGTCCGATCTATTCATTCTAGAACTTTCTTTGTAAAATCAAAATTTTATTGCGAGGCAAAATTTCAGAAATATAAATTCAATGAATATGTTTCTTTTGAAGGAGCTCAGTTTATCAGAAGAGTTGATTTCGAAAACGTATTTTTCAATGGAGACGCTTATTTTGGAGATACACATTTTTCGGAAGATGTTGACTTTTTCAAAGCCAGTTTTTTAAAAACAGCTCATTTTGCTCATACACGTTTTAAAGGCAATGCACGCTTCTCTGAGGTTTCTTTCCACGGAAAAACATATTTCAACAAAGGAACTCTGTTTGAAAAATGTGTACGTTTTTACGGTATTAAAGTACTTTCTGGTGGCAGCATCGCATTTATAGAGAAAAACTTTTCCAACGATTCAAAGGTTATTTTTATAAATGTAAGTTATGAAAATAGAGACAGCATTACTTTTGATGGAGTTAATCTTGGGAAAACTCGTTTTCTCAGAACTGATTTAAGATGGATCAATTTTCATGAAGTCTACTGGACCAACAGGGAATACGGCTCCATCAGGCATAAGAAGCCGTGCATGGTGTATGATGACACGTTTCAGTGTGGTGTATTCCAAAATACATTGAGATGGATTATAGATAAATTAATGAGCAGAAGGAGCAAGATAAAAAACTGGATTGCCCGCGGTTTAGAGAAACTCAAAAATAATAAGGAAAATTATCATTACGAAGTTTACAGGCTGTATACACAGCTTCGCATGAATTACGAGGAAACCGGAAGATATTTTGAAGCTGGGGACTTTTACATCGGCGAAATGGAAATGAGAAGGAAGGGAAACTTTGAGAGTCCTGCTATGTGTGACAAGATTAACTTGACTTGA
- a CDS encoding MFS transporter, with product MTEEKKGGILSRWLLIKYACADLGGGMTDFPIAIFLIPFYTEVIGLGPALVGWIALAAGIYDIFTDPFMGAISDRTRTRFGRRRIYFLVGAVPLGLSFWWLFSPISGMEAASFLIAYLVFYTCMDVVFIPHFSMSAELTPDYDDRTRVQGYNRSFWIIGLLLGVAIPLVLMEFVSTDRSYYSLVGLILGGIMTASVFMTFFGTKENPEFWRDEKVSLKEGIKAICSNKNYLLLAVANLLYSAGCSIPNTLLIYYAIHWLGVEEDKVIAAVPIYLVFSMISVPIWVKISKKLEKKPTYILAFLVAAAGGFLSLLIQPGQFYFLYAVFAVAGIGYAGLMAVPGSMVADVIDLDEYHTGERREGTFFGVWEFFRKASNNTSIWLVLQLLALAGFVQQQEIQAPGVDNVIRLMFGGLAGLVYLAGAVVMLFYKYDKKAVAEIQRKLREKRLPV from the coding sequence ATGACTGAAGAAAAGAAGGGCGGCATCCTGTCCCGCTGGCTGCTGATCAAGTATGCCTGTGCGGATCTAGGCGGCGGCATGACCGATTTTCCCATTGCGATTTTTCTCATACCATTCTATACCGAGGTGATCGGCTTGGGACCGGCCCTGGTGGGGTGGATCGCCCTGGCTGCGGGTATCTATGATATCTTCACCGATCCGTTTATGGGGGCCATTTCGGATCGCACCCGCACCCGGTTCGGCAGGCGCAGGATATATTTCCTCGTGGGCGCCGTGCCGCTGGGGCTGTCGTTCTGGTGGCTCTTTTCCCCCATCTCCGGCATGGAGGCAGCGAGCTTTCTCATCGCCTACCTGGTGTTCTATACCTGCATGGATGTCGTCTTCATCCCGCATTTCTCCATGAGCGCGGAGCTGACCCCGGACTACGACGATCGAACCCGGGTACAGGGATACAACCGAAGCTTCTGGATCATCGGCCTGCTTCTGGGCGTCGCCATTCCTCTGGTGCTCATGGAATTTGTTTCCACGGATCGATCATATTATTCTCTTGTGGGCCTCATCCTGGGCGGCATCATGACGGCGTCGGTGTTCATGACGTTCTTCGGTACGAAGGAAAATCCGGAATTCTGGCGGGATGAGAAGGTCTCCCTGAAGGAGGGCATCAAAGCCATTTGTTCCAATAAAAATTACCTCCTTCTCGCCGTGGCGAATCTCCTCTACAGCGCCGGCTGTTCCATTCCGAACACGCTCCTGATCTATTATGCCATCCACTGGCTCGGGGTTGAGGAGGACAAGGTGATCGCCGCTGTGCCCATCTACCTGGTCTTCAGCATGATATCGGTGCCGATATGGGTGAAGATATCGAAGAAGCTCGAAAAGAAGCCGACGTATATTCTGGCGTTTCTGGTCGCCGCCGCCGGGGGATTCTTATCGCTGCTCATACAGCCCGGACAGTTCTATTTTCTGTACGCGGTGTTCGCCGTCGCCGGCATCGGCTACGCCGGACTGATGGCCGTTCCCGGATCGATGGTGGCCGATGTGATCGATCTCGACGAGTACCATACCGGCGAGCGCCGGGAGGGGACCTTCTTCGGCGTGTGGGAGTTCTTCCGCAAGGCCTCCAACAACACCTCGATCTGGCTGGTGCTGCAGCTTCTGGCCCTGGCGGGATTCGTGCAGCAGCAGGAGATTCAGGCCCCCGGTGTGGACAACGTGATCCGCCTGATGTTCGGCGGCCTGGCGGGGTTGGTGTACCTGGCGGGGGCCGTGGTGATGTTGTTTTATAAATACGACAAGAAGGCCGTGGCCGAGATTCAAAGAAAACTCAGGGAAAAGAGGCTGCCGGTGTAA
- the thrC gene encoding threonine synthase, whose protein sequence is MTYTYRCTGCGGVFGGEKFLSRCAECNGVLLIEPDFSGREKELRELFDGTVSDMWKYVPLLPVSAPAPGEGLFEGGTPLIESRRIAGECRVSPLVFKVEIPNPTGSFKDRQVAVGIQKAREVGADTVAVISSGNVAAAASALAARYGLRCLVFVPSTAPVEKLTQSGVTGARVIRVDTESSSVVMGLVDDACKERGWMHLSTAGSINPFAVEGSKTIAYELFDQTGGRLPEVIFVPVGGGGLLGGLYRGFCDLIALGLIEKSPRLVGVQAEGCAPLVRAITDGLDADRIMAEPWKNPKTVAGGIADDILFDAHRALPAVRESKGSAVAVTDSEIMDAVSLLASREGIFAEPSGAASLAGFMRMAVGEGRDKYKNACCLITGSGLKDMDAAGRIGARITPVKPELKDILDIALI, encoded by the coding sequence ATGACATACACCTATCGATGCACAGGCTGCGGCGGCGTTTTCGGGGGGGAGAAGTTTCTCTCCCGCTGCGCCGAATGCAACGGCGTGCTGCTCATCGAGCCGGACTTTTCGGGGAGGGAGAAGGAGCTGCGGGAGCTTTTCGACGGGACTGTTTCCGACATGTGGAAATACGTCCCCCTGCTCCCGGTTTCGGCCCCCGCCCCCGGAGAGGGGCTTTTTGAGGGGGGAACGCCGCTGATCGAGTCCCGGCGGATCGCGGGGGAGTGCCGCGTCTCCCCCCTTGTCTTCAAGGTGGAGATACCGAATCCCACAGGCTCGTTTAAGGATCGCCAGGTCGCCGTGGGGATTCAGAAGGCGAGGGAGGTCGGCGCGGATACGGTGGCGGTGATTTCCTCCGGGAACGTGGCGGCGGCGGCGTCGGCACTGGCGGCGAGATACGGACTTCGGTGCCTGGTCTTCGTCCCCTCCACGGCGCCCGTGGAAAAGCTCACCCAGTCGGGGGTCACGGGCGCCCGGGTCATCCGGGTGGATACCGAGTCGTCGTCCGTGGTCATGGGGCTTGTGGACGATGCCTGCAAAGAGCGGGGGTGGATGCACCTCTCCACCGCCGGGAGCATCAATCCCTTCGCGGTGGAGGGGTCGAAGACCATCGCCTACGAGCTGTTCGACCAGACGGGCGGGCGGCTTCCCGAGGTGATCTTCGTTCCGGTGGGGGGAGGGGGGCTCTTGGGGGGGCTCTATCGGGGATTCTGCGATCTCATTGCACTGGGCCTGATCGAGAAATCCCCCAGGCTGGTGGGTGTTCAGGCCGAGGGGTGCGCACCCCTGGTGCGGGCGATCACCGACGGGCTGGACGCCGATCGCATCATGGCTGAACCCTGGAAGAATCCGAAGACCGTCGCCGGCGGAATCGCCGACGATATCCTCTTCGACGCCCACCGGGCGCTGCCGGCGGTGCGGGAGTCCAAAGGCTCCGCCGTCGCCGTGACCGATTCGGAGATCATGGACGCCGTGTCCCTCTTGGCGTCGAGGGAGGGGATATTCGCGGAACCCTCCGGCGCCGCCTCCCTGGCGGGATTCATGCGGATGGCCGTCGGGGAAGGCAGAGATAAGTATAAGAATGCATGCTGCCTGATCACCGGCTCCGGGTTGAAAGACATGGACGCCGCCGGTCGGATCGGCGCACGGATTACCCCCGTTAAACCGGAACTCAAAGACATTCTGGATATAGCCTTGATATGA
- a CDS encoding M20 family metallopeptidase — protein MKDKTPKAGKGAAASGAGKFAIDPDTVIDFLRSILVINTENPPGNEEPVARVIAGRLMPLGFEVEFFEPEPKRTSLLAVLRGEGGGRSLLMNGHIDIGPIGEGWTKDPLAGEIEDGKIYGRGTGDMKSGVAAMVCAAEAVVASRLKRRGDLYLTFVADESSGGHKGSGYLIRRAKIDADMGVICEPSGGHIGIAHRGTVWVSVEVIGKSGQATKPNSGVNAISCAAGVIAALDRELPPILKEIRHPILPEPCFNFGTIAGGIKTNVIADRCSFTIDRRTIPGERTEEVIEQVRTIADRALLGTGAQVTVKAEMVVEASEVSPDLPIIDECKRAMAKVVDMEPLLGGGGGFTDAHWFTNDLGIPTVIFGPWYLHFGDGSISDIPDEYNYIEDIITGTTVYAHLIANIIG, from the coding sequence ATGAAAGACAAAACGCCGAAAGCTGGGAAGGGCGCCGCTGCGAGCGGCGCCGGGAAATTTGCGATCGATCCCGATACTGTCATCGACTTTCTCCGATCGATTCTCGTCATCAACACGGAAAATCCCCCGGGAAACGAGGAGCCGGTGGCCCGGGTGATCGCGGGTCGCCTGATGCCCCTGGGATTCGAGGTTGAATTTTTTGAGCCGGAACCGAAGCGAACAAGCCTTTTGGCGGTGCTCCGGGGGGAGGGGGGCGGCAGGTCGCTTTTGATGAACGGTCACATCGATATCGGCCCCATCGGTGAGGGATGGACGAAGGACCCCCTCGCGGGAGAAATAGAGGACGGGAAGATATACGGTCGGGGCACCGGAGACATGAAGTCCGGCGTCGCCGCGATGGTCTGCGCCGCCGAGGCGGTTGTCGCATCAAGACTGAAGCGACGGGGAGATCTCTACCTGACATTCGTTGCCGACGAAAGCTCCGGCGGACACAAGGGAAGCGGCTATCTAATCCGCCGGGCGAAGATCGATGCGGATATGGGGGTTATCTGTGAACCCAGCGGCGGCCACATCGGCATCGCTCATCGGGGTACGGTCTGGGTATCGGTGGAGGTAATCGGAAAATCGGGTCAGGCCACGAAACCGAACTCCGGCGTAAACGCCATTTCCTGTGCCGCCGGGGTGATTGCCGCCCTGGACCGAGAGCTGCCGCCCATTCTGAAAGAGATACGTCATCCCATTCTCCCCGAACCGTGCTTCAACTTCGGGACCATCGCCGGCGGGATAAAGACAAATGTCATCGCCGATCGATGCTCCTTCACCATCGACAGGCGGACGATCCCGGGAGAACGCACGGAAGAGGTGATCGAGCAGGTGCGCACCATCGCCGATCGGGCGCTTCTGGGCACCGGGGCGCAGGTTACGGTGAAAGCCGAGATGGTGGTGGAGGCCTCGGAGGTGTCGCCCGATCTGCCGATCATCGACGAGTGCAAAAGGGCGATGGCGAAGGTGGTGGACATGGAGCCGCTGTTGGGCGGAGGCGGCGGATTCACCGACGCACACTGGTTTACGAACGACCTGGGCATCCCGACGGTCATCTTCGGCCCCTGGTATCTCCACTTCGGAGACGGGAGCATCTCGGACATTCCGGACGAGTATAATTATATCGAGGATATCATTACGGGTACCACCGTGTACGCGCATTTGATTGCAAATATCATCGGATAG
- a CDS encoding PIG-L family deacetylase — protein MRYLVVEAHPDDMVFFCGGTVARLIEKGHEIFVLTITDGQQGTLNPTYDTTQKLADIMRAEHARACTSLGVKDVTFTGLMNHFLENTHELREIIVRHVREVQPGAVFTLDPWNQDENPDHRAVGMATLEACSFSHMHLFHPEHLDQGLKTAMVAKVILYKTDRPNSYYDISSTLARKVEAALAYESQIELMRDEGIRRLEVLGKSHPLFEGDFAQIVGGGVQGMAAEAGMSAGLEAAEAFHVRGLGILENIKELIGGLDVE, from the coding sequence ATGAGATACCTGGTTGTAGAGGCCCACCCCGACGACATGGTCTTTTTCTGCGGCGGAACCGTGGCCCGGCTCATCGAGAAGGGCCACGAGATATTCGTCCTGACAATCACCGATGGTCAGCAGGGTACCCTGAATCCGACGTACGATACGACCCAAAAACTCGCAGACATCATGCGAGCCGAGCACGCAAGGGCGTGCACATCCCTGGGGGTGAAAGATGTGACGTTCACAGGGCTCATGAATCATTTTCTGGAGAACACCCACGAGCTTCGGGAGATCATCGTCCGACACGTCCGGGAGGTGCAGCCCGGCGCGGTCTTCACCCTGGATCCGTGGAATCAGGACGAGAACCCGGACCACCGGGCCGTGGGCATGGCGACCCTGGAGGCCTGCTCGTTTTCCCACATGCACCTGTTTCACCCGGAGCATCTCGACCAGGGACTGAAAACGGCGATGGTCGCGAAGGTGATCCTCTACAAGACCGACCGGCCCAACAGCTACTACGATATCTCAAGCACCCTCGCAAGGAAGGTCGAGGCGGCGCTGGCCTATGAGAGCCAGATCGAGCTGATGCGGGACGAGGGGATACGCCGCCTCGAGGTATTGGGGAAGAGCCATCCGCTTTTCGAGGGGGATTTCGCACAGATCGTCGGCGGCGGCGTGCAGGGCATGGCCGCCGAGGCCGGAATGAGTGCGGGCCTCGAGGCGGCGGAGGCATTCCACGTGCGGGGCCTGGGCATCCTTGAGAACATCAAGGAGCTCATCGGCGGCCTCGACGTCGAATAA